DNA from Asanoa sp. WMMD1127:
TGGTTGTCTAGGGCCAGGAGGCCGCGTCCGCGGCGAGCGGCGGCACGCGGGTCATCTTCTCCGGGTTGAACTGGTTGTACGCCGCCGTCACGCGCCCGTCGGCCACGGCGAACGAGAGCACCGAGCGGAACGACCGCCCGTCCTTGTAGACGGCGTCGAGCAGCACCCCCACGCCGCCGTTGACGTCGACGAACTCCAACCGCATCTCGCCGGCCTGGTGGGGCAGGACGCGCAGCAGGCCCAGCAGGAACGTGGCGACCCGCTCGGCCCCGACCACCGGTTGCCGGGCGGTGGGGAAGTAGCCGCCGGAGTCGCCCACGAAGACCACGTCCGGCGCCAGCACCGCGATCAGCTCGTCGATGTCGCCGGTCTCGGTCGCGCTCATGAACGCCTGCACCACCCGGCGCTGCTCGGCCGGCGAGGCGGTGTGCCGGGGCGCGCCCTCGGTGATCGCGCGCCGGGCCCGCGAGGCGAGCTGGCGGGCAGCCGGGACCGTGGTGCCCAGCGTCGTCGCGATCCCGTCGAACGGCACCCCGAACGCGTCGTGCAGCACGAACGCCACCCGCTGCTCGGGGGTGAGCCGCTCGAGCACCACCATCAGCGCCATGCCGACCTCGTCGCCGCGTACCGCCCGCTCCGCCGGGTCCGGCGCGAAGGTCGTCGGCGCGGCCGGCGGGTCGGCGAGCCGGCTGACCAGGGGTTCCGGCAACCATTGACCGGGGTACGCCTCGCGCCGCACCCGCGCCGACCGCAGCACGTCGAGGCAGATCCGGGCGGTGGCCGTGGTCAGCCAGCCGCGCAGGTCGCGGATGTCGGCCCGGGCCGCCGGGTCGGACAGCGCGCCGGAGCAGCGCAACCAGGCCTCCTGCACCGCGTCCTCGGCCTCGGCCCGGCTGCCCAGCATCCGGTAGGCCACCGCGGTCAGATGGTCGCGCTCGGCTTCGAACTCGCGAGCAAGGTCTTGCATGCCGGCCTCCCCTTCTGGGCATTCTGCCAGCGTCGGCACTGACGCCGGCCGCCGCCCGAGCGCGTGGAGAGTGCCGATATGTCCGAGATGCGGAGCTTGTTGCGAGTGTGCTCCGACCGCCCGGTCGACCTCGCCGACATCGATCCTCGCTCCACGCCCGGCCTGCCGAACAAGAAGGTCACCGGCGCCGACACCAAGCTGTGGGCCCGGGGCGAGGTCGACCGGATCGGCGACGAGCTGGCCACCCAGCAGGAGATGCTCTTCGCCCAGGCCACCGTCGACCCCCGGCTCGGCCGGTCGGTGCTGCTCGTGCTCCAGGCCATGGACTGCGGCGGCAAGGACGGCGCGGTCAAACGGGTCGCCGGCGCGATGAACCCGCTGGGCCTGCACATCAAGGCGTTCGGGCCGCCGACCGAGGAGGAGCGCCGGCACGACTTCCTCTGGCGGATCCGCAAGGCGCTGCCGCCGGTCGGCTACGTCGGTGTGTTCAACCGCTCCCACTACGAGGACGTGCTGGTGGTGCGGGTCAACGAGCTCGTGCCGGAAGACGTCTGGCGGCCGCGCTACCAGGAGATCAACGACTTCGAGCGGCAGCTTGTCGACGCGGGCACCACGGTCCTCAAGGTGATGTTGCACATCTCCCGCGACGAGCAGCGCGAGCGGCTGACGGCCCGGCTCGACGACCCGACCAAGCACTGGAAGTTCAACCCCGACGACCTGGACTCCCGGGCGCGGTGGGACGACTACCAGGCGGCCTACGCCGAGGCGCTGACCAGGTGTGACAGCGACCAGGCCCCCTGGTACGTGATCCCCGCCGACCGCAAGTGGTACCGGGACTGGGCGCTGGCCCACCTCGTGCGCGAGACGTTCGCCGACCTGAAGCTCAACTACCCGGAGCCGGACTACGACCTGGCGGCTCAGCGTCGCCGACTGGAAGCGGACGGTTGACCTAGGTGAACGACAGGTGAACGGAAGGTTGCGGTCAGGTTGACCTTGGTAGCCCGGCGAAAGGCCAGTTCAGAGGTTTCTTAGCATTCGGTGAACGCGTTCCCCGGCGGCGCGTCCGGACACCCCCTTCGACGCGACGAGGTTCGTGCCGTGAAGTTCTCCTTCCGCCCCACCGACAGTGCCTTCTATGAGTTGTTCAGCAGAGCCGCGGACAACCATGTCCGCGGCACGGAGCTCCTCCAGGAGCTGGCGCTGCCCGGTGTCGACGTGCAGTCGGTCAGCGAGCGGCTGACCGAGGTCGAGCACGACAGCGACCAGATCACCCACGAGCTCTACAAGAAGATCAACTCGACCTTCGTTACTCCGTTCGACCGGGAGGACATCTACCGGCTCGGGTCGCTGCTCGACGACGTGATGGACCACCTGGAAGCCGTCGGCAACCTGCTCTACCTCTACGGGCTGACCAAGCTGCCGGCCCTGCCGCGCGAGATGCACGAGCTGGTCAACGTGCTCGACCAGCAGGCCAAACTGACCGCCGAAGCCATGCCGCGACTCAAGTCGATGAAGGACCTCGAGGACTACTGGATCGAGTGCAACCGGCTCGAGAACGAGGGCGACCGGGCGTACCGGATGCTGCTCGTCAGGCTCTTCTCCGGCGAGTACGACGCGCTGACCGTGCTCAAGATGAAGGAGGTCGCCGACGAGCTCGAGGCCGCCTGCGACGCCTTCGAGCACGTGGCCAACACGGTCGAGACCATCAAGGTCAAGGAATCCTGATCCGTTGGACGTCCCCCTCATCGCCGTCCTCGCGGTGATCCTCATCGCGCTGGCCTTCGATTACACGAATGGTTTTCACGACGCGGCCAACGCGATCGCCACCAGCGTGTCGACCC
Protein-coding regions in this window:
- the sigJ gene encoding RNA polymerase sigma factor SigJ → MQDLAREFEAERDHLTAVAYRMLGSRAEAEDAVQEAWLRCSGALSDPAARADIRDLRGWLTTATARICLDVLRSARVRREAYPGQWLPEPLVSRLADPPAAPTTFAPDPAERAVRGDEVGMALMVVLERLTPEQRVAFVLHDAFGVPFDGIATTLGTTVPAARQLASRARRAITEGAPRHTASPAEQRRVVQAFMSATETGDIDELIAVLAPDVVFVGDSGGYFPTARQPVVGAERVATFLLGLLRVLPHQAGEMRLEFVDVNGGVGVLLDAVYKDGRSFRSVLSFAVADGRVTAAYNQFNPEKMTRVPPLAADAASWP
- a CDS encoding PPK2 family polyphosphate kinase, with the protein product MSEMRSLLRVCSDRPVDLADIDPRSTPGLPNKKVTGADTKLWARGEVDRIGDELATQQEMLFAQATVDPRLGRSVLLVLQAMDCGGKDGAVKRVAGAMNPLGLHIKAFGPPTEEERRHDFLWRIRKALPPVGYVGVFNRSHYEDVLVVRVNELVPEDVWRPRYQEINDFERQLVDAGTTVLKVMLHISRDEQRERLTARLDDPTKHWKFNPDDLDSRARWDDYQAAYAEALTRCDSDQAPWYVIPADRKWYRDWALAHLVRETFADLKLNYPEPDYDLAAQRRRLEADG
- a CDS encoding DUF47 family protein, producing the protein MKFSFRPTDSAFYELFSRAADNHVRGTELLQELALPGVDVQSVSERLTEVEHDSDQITHELYKKINSTFVTPFDREDIYRLGSLLDDVMDHLEAVGNLLYLYGLTKLPALPREMHELVNVLDQQAKLTAEAMPRLKSMKDLEDYWIECNRLENEGDRAYRMLLVRLFSGEYDALTVLKMKEVADELEAACDAFEHVANTVETIKVKES